The following are from one region of the Malassezia vespertilionis chromosome 4, complete sequence genome:
- a CDS encoding uncharacterized protein (EggNog:ENOG503NVW6; BUSCO:EOG09262528; COG:E; MEROPS:MER0011829), with protein MRTACCIAQRIARAHLHVRAQSTLSKAERFVVPIDAKSLPRGYLVASTYAGVKNAISPSPAAALSGVPKPDLALVVSSTPAAIAGVFTTNKFQAAPVVHATNALQAAQPNGPRAIAVLANSGCANAVTGKEGLEDTEELVELVRNELNPASKPSQPGPSDVLMLSTGVIGVRLPVGTIRRALYHLVHGQVLQSNPEAWLDVARAYMTTDTFPKLRTRQFMLGDRQCSMLAIDKGAGMIHPHMTTPGGLHATLLGLVATDAPIAPAALQKCLEEAVRVSFNCISVDGDMSTNDTILALANGQAPTVQGSADKLPHGAEISESSHPALLAKFSEQLTSLCLEMAHLVVRDGEGAEKFVQVRVRGAGSYEDAHAIASSISTSSLVKCAMHGADANWGRILCAAGYATLTGKSGWTIDPHKVNVTFVAPEGVQGIAPLPALVNGTPLVVDEAHAAELLRHEDICVDVDMQGGSWSAKEADAEAVFWTCDFSKEYVAINGDYRT; from the coding sequence ATGCGCACGGCATGCTGTATTGCTCAGCGGATCGCTAGAGCGCACTtgcatgtgcgcgcgcagtcgACCCTGAGCAAGGCAGAGCGTTTCGTAGTGCCGATCGATGCGAAATCGCTGCCTCGCGGCTACCTCGTCGCGAGCACGTATGCCGGCGTTAAGAATGCCATCAGTCCAAgcccagcagcagcgcttaGCGGCGTACCGAAACCAGACCTTGCGTTGGTCGTTTCAAGCACGCCGGCCGCGATTGCGGGTGTATTTACCACGAACAAAttccaagcagcgccagtgGTGCATGCGACGAATGCACTGCAAGCCGCACAGCCCAATGGTCCACGCGCGATTGCAGTGCTGGCCAACAGCGGGTGTGCAAACGCAGTTACCGGCAAGGAAGGTTTGGAGGACACTGAGGAACTTGtcgagcttgtgcgcaaTGAACTGAATCCCGCAAGCAAGCCATCGCAGCCAGGGCCATCCGATGTGCTCATGCTTTCGACCGGCGTGATTGGCGTGCGTCTTCCTGTGGGTACCATCAGGCGTGCCCTTTACCATCTAGTCCATGGCCAGGTCCTGCAAAGCAACCCTGAGGCGTGGCTCGATGTAGCGCGTGCGTACATGACTACGGACACGTTCCCGAAACTGCGGACGCGCCAGTTTATGCTGGGTGATCGGCAATGCAGCATGCTTGCGATCGATAAGGGGGCAGGTATGATTCATCCCCACATGACGACGCCTGGGGGCCTGCATGCCACCCTACTGGGTCTCGTAGCTACGGATGCGCCGATCGCCCCTGCTGCACTGCAAAAATGCCTGGAAGAAGCCGTGCGTGTTTCGTTCAACTGCATCAGTGTGGACGGCGACATGAGTACCAACGACACGATCCTGGCACTGGCAAATGGGCAAGCGCCGACCGTCCAAGGCAGCGCCGACAAGCTTCCGCATGGCGCTGAAATCAGCGAGTCGTCGCATCCCGCCCTTCTTGCAAAATTTAGCGAGCAGCTCACCTCGCTGTGCTTGGAAATGGCGCACCTGgttgtgcgcgatggcgaGGGCGCGGAGAAGTTTGTCCAggtgcgcgtgcgcggcgcagggtCCTACGAGGATGCTCATGCGATTGCATCATCAATCAGTACTTCCTCGCTGGTCAAGTGTGcgatgcacggcgcggatGCAAACTGGGGCAGGATTCTGTGTGCCGCAGGGTATGCGACGCTCACGGGCAAGTCGGGCTGGACGATTGATCCGCACAAAGTAAATGTGACGTTTGTAGCCCCGGAAGGTGTGCAgggcattgcgccgctccccGCGCTTGTCAACGGTACGCCACTGGTGGTCGATGAGGCGCATGCGGCGGAGCTCCTTCGCCACGAGGATATCTGCGTGGATGTCGACATGCAGGGCGGATCTTGGAGCGCAAAAGAGGCGGACGCCGAGGCGGTGTTTTGGACGTGTGACTTTAGCAAGGAGTATGTTGCGATCAATGGCGATTACCGCACATGA
- a CDS encoding uncharacterized protein (COG:S; EggNog:ENOG503P457; TransMembrane:1 (o261-284i)), which produces MDDADADGASRTRNVSFSPTKDYFEPDERGVGQPPAKAPPVKSALKRRNQPSLPPPALYQHADPLLRRLRLYDGYARPVNLKEAFRDTELVMFLFGSQWGADASKGTSSLVADLCREYVHKLKVIYISVDTDKKLYDQATYNKPWLSMEWHDGSSEDAVKDADAADASNESFLLAGDVDLDEYVVHTDKSGNVYARPFSRVYMADKMQILMTPALAVYHVPTRKFLDRNVRISRLRMGRAKETIAGWLAGKPSLSFHVLDAVYLAPWTTVLVVLAIFYSLLLYFGGEQYNVRSIVQQFL; this is translated from the coding sequence ATGgacgacgcagacgcagacggcgcttcgcgcacacgcaATGTATCATTCAGTCCTACGAAAGACTATTTTGAGCCGGATGAGCGCGGAGTGGGCCAGCCACCGgcaaaagcgccgccggTCAAATCTGCTTTGAAACGGCGCAACCAACCGAgcctgccgccgccggcacTGTACCAACATGCCGACCCTCTTTTGCGAAGGCTGCGCCTCTATGATGGGTACGCGCGCCCGGTGAATTTAAAAGAAGCGTTCCGGGATACTGAGCTTGTCATGTTCTTGTTTGGGAGCCAGTGGGGTGCGGATGCCAGCAAAGGGACGAGCTCGCTTGTGGCGGATCTTTGCCGCGAGTATGTGCACAAACTAAAAGTTATCTACATCAGCGTCGATACAGATAAGAAGCTCTACGATCAGGCGACGTATAATAAGCCTTGGCTCTCCATGGAGTGGCACGACGGCTCGTCGGAGGATGCCGTGAAGGACGCGGATGCCGCCGACGCATCGAACGAGTCGTTCCTGCTGGCGGGCGACGTCGATTTAGACGAGTATGTCGTGCACACGGACAAATCAGGGAACGTGTATGCGCGGCCATTCAGCCGCGTGTACATGGCAGATAAAATGCAGATCCTCATGACGCCGGCCCTCGCAGTATACCACGTTCCCACCCGGAAGTTTTTGGATCGCAACGTGCGCATTTCGCGTCTGCGAATGGGCCGTGCCAAGGAGACAATTGCTGGGTGGCTTGCGGGGAAGCCATCGCTCTCGTTTCATGTGCTTGATGCCGTGTATCTCGCTCCGTGGACGACGGTGCTTGTTGTGCTTGCAATCTTTTATAGCCTGCTCCTCTACTTTGGCGGCGAGCAGTATAATGTGCGCTCCATTGTACAGCAGTTTTTATAG